From a single Rhinolophus ferrumequinum isolate MPI-CBG mRhiFer1 chromosome 15, mRhiFer1_v1.p, whole genome shotgun sequence genomic region:
- the NIP7 gene encoding 60S ribosome subunit biogenesis protein NIP7 homolog isoform X1, which produces MRPLTEEETRVMFEKIAKYIGENLQLLVDRPDGTYCFRLHNDRVYYVSEKILKLAANISGDKLVSLGTCFGKFTKTHKFRLHITALDYLAPYAKYKVWIKPGAEQSFLYGNHVLKSGLGRITENTSQYQGVVVYSMADIPLGFGVAAKSTQDCRKVDPMAIVVFHQADIGEYVRHEETLT; this is translated from the exons ATGCGGCCTTTGACTGAAGAGGAGACCCGTGTCATGTTTGAGAAGATAGCAAAGTA CATCGGGGAGAATCTTCAGCTGCTGGTCGACAGGCCTGACGGCACCTACTGTTTCAGGCTGCACAACGACCGGGTGTACTACGTGAG tgaaaaaatattgaaattggCTGCCAACATCTCCGGTGACAAGCTAGTGTCGCTGGGGACCTGCTTCGGAAAATTCACTAAGACCCACAAATTCCGGTTGCACATCACAGCTCTGGATTATCTCGCACCCTATGCTAAG taCAAAGTGTGGATAAAGCCTGGAGCAGAGCAGTCCTTCCTGTATGGGAATCATGTGTTGAAATCTGGACTGGGTCGAATCACTGAAAATACTTCTCAGTACCAGGGAGTGGTGGTGTACTCCATGGCAGACATCCCTTTG GGTTTTGGGGTGGCAGCAAAGTCTACACAAGACTGCAGGAAAGTAGACCCCATGGCGATTGTGGTATTTCATCAAGCAGACATTGGGGAATATGTGCGACATGAAGAGACATTGACTTAA